The genomic DNA CCCGTACCAGCGGCCGAAGAATCCCGATCTTCGCCTCACGCCGGACCAGGCGGTCGAGGATCTGGCCCAGGCCGTGATCGACATGATCGACGCCGAGCGGTGACCACCAACGACCACGAGGTCGCCGCGGCGCTGGCGACCCAGGCGGGCGAACTGCTGCTGCGCGTGCGCGTCGAGTACGCCGACGCCGACGCCAAGGAGCGGAAGTCGGCGGGGGACATGCGCTCGCACGACTTCCTGATGCAGGCCCTGGCAGCCGAGCGGCTTGGTGACGCCGTGCTGTCCGAGGAAGGTGCCGACGATCCGATCCGCCTGACCAGCGAGCGGGTCTGGATCGTCGACCCGCTCGACGGCACCCGGGAGTTCTCCGAACTCGGCCGGGAGGACTGGGCCGTGCACGTGGCGCTGTGGCAGGCCGGTGAACTCGTCGCAGGCGCGGTCGCGCTGCCCGCCCAGGGCGTCACGCTCGCCACGCCGGACGTCGCGCCACCGCCACCTGCGCCGGCCGCGCCGCGGATCGTGGTGTCCCGCACCCGGCCGCCCGAGGTGGCGCTCGCGGTGCGCGAGGCGCTCGGCGGCACGCTCGTGGAGATGGGTTCGGCCGGAGCCAAGGTCGCATCGGTGGTGCTGGGCATCGCCGACGTGTACGTGCACGCCGGCGGCCAGTACGAGTGGGACTCCGCCGCGCCCGTCGCCGTCGCCCGTGCGGCCGGGCTCTTCACGTCCCGCATCGACGGCTCACCGCTGCGCTACAACCAGCCCGACGTCCTGCTGCCCGACCTGATCGTGTGCAGGCCCGAACTGGCCGATGCGGTGTTGGCGGTCACGACGGCCCGCTGAGTACCCTCGCAGAGGTGACCCGTCCCACGCTGCGCGAACTGTCCGCCCTGCCCAGCCGCCCCGCCGCGCTGGCCGAGTCGGCGCTGGTGCTCATCGACTGCCAGAACACCTACACCCGCGGCGTGATGGAACTCGACGGCGTGTCCGCGGCACTCGACGAGGTCGCGACCCTGCTCGACCGGGCGCGGACGGCGGGCATACCGGTCATCCACGTCCAGCACGACGGCGGTGCGGGCTCGCCGTACGACCTCGGCGACGACATCGGCGCGATCGTTCCGCTCGTCGCACCGCGCGACGGCGAACCGGTGGTGGTCAAGCAGTACCCCGACTCGTTCGTCCAGACCGACCTCGACGAGCGGCTGAAGGCGGCCGGGGTGTCGAACCTGGTGCTGACGGGGTTCATGACGCACATGTGCGTGAACTCGACGGCACGGGGCGCCTTCAACCTTGGCTACGCCCCGTCCGTGGTTGCCAGCGCCACCGCGACGCGCAGCCTGCCGGGCGTGGACGGCGCCCCGCTGCCTGCTGCGGCGGTCCAGTCGGCAAGCCTGGCGGCCCTGTCCGATCTGTTTGCCATCGTCGTTCCCGACGCGGCGAGTATCACTGACGCGGAATAGATCTCGATCGTAGCCGTGTTGCCATTGAGTGGTGCATCTGCGCCACCACGCAGCACGAACGAGAGAGACAGCAGTGACAGTCGTTATGCAGCAACGCAACTGGACGAAGTCGATCCTGGCGTCCATCGGAGCCGGTGCCGTGTTGGCAGCAGCCGCGATGACGTACGGAGCAGCCGTGGACACCGACGTGTCGAACGGACTCTCCCAGGCGCCGTCGAGCGAATTCGGTGAGACCACCACGAAGTCGGCGACGCCGTCCAGCCCGGAGGTCCCTTCTGCAGCGCCATCGGTTCTCGCGCCACCGGCGCCCACGTCCGAACCCGGCTGAGATAATTCGGGTGCAGTCCTGGTCTGCGCCAGTTAGCATGACGCGCATGCCATCCCGGACTGACCTGTGACTCGGCCGCCGACTCGGGTGACCCGGCTCGGCGAGAAGCAGACTGCCTCGCGAGAGGCGTTGGACGCGCTGTTGGCCAGCACGCCGCTGGCCACGATCGGGCTCGTCCGCGACGGGCATCCCACCGTGTTCCCAACCGGATTCACCCGTGTGGGTGAGGATTTGGTGGTGCACGGCTCCACGGGTTCGCCATGGCTGCGGGCCTTGGCGTCCGGCGCGCCTGCCGCGGTGTCGGTGACGACACTAGACGGTGTCGTGGTGGCGCGCAGCGGTTTCGAGTCGTCGTTCCACTACCGCAGCGCGGTGCTGTTCGGTGTCTTCGAGCCGGTTCCCGAGGCCGAGAAGGTCCGGTACCTCGACGCGCTGACCGATGCGTTCATCCCGGGCCGGGTCGCCGAGTTGCGCCCGAGTACCCGCAAGGAGATCGCCGCGACACTCGCTCTGCGGATGGCGATCACGACCGACAACTGGTCGCTGAAAGTCAGTGCGGGATGGCCCGAGGATCCGGACTCCGACGTTGCCGGCGACGCCTGGGCGGGCGTGGTTCCCATGGCCACCGTCTACGGCGACCCGAGGCCTGCGCCGGACCTCACGGCCGGCATCGAGGTGCCGCAGTCGGTGCGCTCGATGACCGACCGCTCAGTCCAGTAGCGTCGTCCGGCGGTACAGGTCGGTTCGCCTGTCGCCGTGAACGTCGTTGTGCTGGTTGAACTTCTTGATCCGCGACTGCTCCAGGTCGACGTCCGCGGTGACGTTCCCCGCGTGCCCGTACTGGGCCATGGCCATCGGGTAGCCGTCGGCGTCGGTGATGACGCTGCCACCGATCCAGTCGACGTCACGCTCGGTCCCGGTGCGGTCGCACACCGCGATCGGCATCCGGTTCATCCCTGCGCCGGCCTGAACCCGCACCACCTCGGTCGGCCGCTCGCCGTCCGGCCGGGGGAGCAGGGGCCAGTTGACAGGTGCGCACAGCAGGTCGGCACCCTGCAGAGCGGCCGCCCGCACCCACTCCGGGAACTCGACGTCGTAGCAGACCATCACGCCGAGCCGGCCGTGTGCGGTGTCGACGACCAAGGGCAGGTCGTCAGACAGGTCGAAGACGTTGTTCTCGGTGTCCCACAGGTGCGTCTTGCGGTAGACCCCGAGCACCCCGCTGCGGTCGACGACGACGGCGCTGTTGTAGATTTTCTCGCCCGCGTCCTCGGGGAAGCCGCCGACGATGGTCAGATCGAAGGCCTCGGCCAGTCCGGCCCACTCCGCGACCGTCGGCCCGTCGCGCGTCTCCGCGAGCGACGCGAGTTCGGCCCGGTCGGCGAACACGTAGCCCGAGGAGGCGAGTTCCGGCAGGACGACGATCTGCGCGCCGTCGGCCGCGGCCTGCTCGACGGCGGCCTTGACGGTGGCCCGGTTGCCGGGGACGTCGCCGACCCGGAGGGGGATCTGACAGCACGTGACGCGGGTGGTCATCCTTCGATGCTCCCGCACGATGGCACAATCTGCGACATGCGGATGTCGGCGAAGGCGGAGTACGCCGTTCGAGCGATGGTCCAGCTGGCCACGGTCGACGACGGCGTCTTGGTCAAGACCGACGATCTGGCCAAGTCGCAGGGCATCCCCGCGCAGTTCCTGGTGGACATCCTGACCGCGCTGCGCACCGACCGGCTGGTGCGCAGCCACCGCGGTCGCGAGGGCGGCTACGAACTGGCCAGGCCGGCCGCCGAGATCAGCATCGCCGACGTCCTGCGCTGCATCGACGGCCCGCTGGCCAGCGTGCGCGACATCGGCCTCGGTGACCTGCCCTACTCGGGGCCGACGGCCAAGCTCACCGACGTGTGGCGTGCGTTGCGCGCCAGCATGCGCTCGGTGCTCGAGGAGACCAGCCTTGCCGACGTGGCATCGGGCTCGCTGCCCGACCACGTCGCCACGCTCGCGGGTGAGTACCTCGGTCAGGAGCAGGAGCGCGGCCACGGCTGAGTGCGCGCGTGCTCAGCCGCCCGAGCCGTACGGCGTCGTGATGATCTCGAGGTAGTGCCCCGACGGGTCCTGGAAGTACACGCCGCGGCCGCCGTCGTTGTGGTTGATCTCGCCAGGGTGCTGCCCGTGCGGGTCGGCCCAGTGCTGCAGGCCGCGCTCGCGGATGCGGCCGTAGATCTCGTCGAACTCGGGCTCGGACACCAGAAACGCGTAGTGCTGCGGATGGATCTCGGCGTCCGGGGGCACCTGCGCGTAGTCGAGGCTCGCGCCGTGGTCGATCGCGACCGCCAGGAACGGCCCGAACTCCCTGGCGTCCGGTAGTCCGAACATCTCGGTGAAGAAGGCGGCGGCTTCAGCGCGGTCGCGCGCCGCGACGATGGTGTGATTGAACGCAATGGCCATGTCAATCCAGTGAACCACCGCCCGTGGCCGGGAGGCAACGGTGCAGGATGTACCGATGAGCGGTTTCGATCTGCGATCGCTGGCGGCGCCGGTCATCGCCGCCCCCATGGCTGGTGGTCCGAGTACGCCCGAATTGGCCGCTGCCGCAACGAACGCCGGTGGGCTGGGTTTCCTCGCCGCCGGCTATCTGACTGCCGAGGCACTCGCCGACCGCATCGCCGCGGCGCGCGCGCTCACGTCGGGCCCCCTGGGCGTCAACCTCTTCGTCCCGCAGCCCAGCGCCGCGAGTCGTGATCCGCTGCACCGCTACGCCATCTCGCTGGAGGACGACGCCCGCCGGTACGGCGTGCGCATCGGCGAGCCCCGCTTCGACGACGACCAGTGGGCCGCCAAGCTCGAGGTGGTGCTCGACGCACGGCCCGAGGTGGTGTCGTTCACGTTCGGGCTGCCCGACGAAGCCGAGTGCGCGCGCTTCCGCGATGCCGGGATCACCACCGTCGCAACCGTCACGACGTTGGCCGAGGGCGAACTGGCAGTGGGCTGCGGCATCGACGCCATCACGGCACAGGGTCCGGGCGCAGGCGGGCACCGGGGCACCCTCGACCCCATCGCCAGCCCGGCCACGCAGCCGCTGGGGCAGCTGCTGCGGGCGACGACCGTCGGGCTGAAGGTGCCGGTCATCGCCGCGGGCGGTCTGATGGATGCCGTCGACGTCGCCGACGTGCTGGCGTTCGGCGCCGTCGCCGCGCAACTCGGCACCGCGTTCCTGCTCAGCGACGAGGCCGGGAGCAGCCCCGTGCACCGCGCAGCGCTTCAGGATCCCGACTTCACCGAGACCGTCGTGACGCGATGCTTCTCCGGTCGCTACGCGCGCGGGTTGCGCAACCGCTTCGTCGACGACCACGACGCCGACGCGCCGTTCGGGTATCCCGAGGTGCACTACATGACGAGCCCGTTGCGTGCGGCGGCCGTCAAGGCCGGGGACCCGCACGGCGTCAACGTGTGGGCGGGCACTGGATTCAAGAAGGCCAGGACGGGGCCGGTCGCGGACATCGTGTCAGCGCTGGTCTGACCGACCTACCGGAGGGACACCGCGAGGTCGCTCCGTCCGGCTTCGTCTCTGGCCGTCGCGGCGGGCAGCCGGATCGTGAACGTGGTGAAGCCGTCGGCGGACTCGGCGACGATCTCGCCGCCGTGTGCCTCGACGATCGACTGCGTGATGGCCAGGCCCAGACCGGAGTTGCCGTACTGCCGGGACCGTGAGCGGTCGGCGCGCACGAAGCGCTCGAACAGATGGGGCAGGAGGTCGGGTTCGATGCCCGGCCCGTCGTCGCGCACGGTCAGGCTGACCGATGCGCCGCCGTCGACGGCAGCG from Mycolicibacterium arabiense includes the following:
- a CDS encoding 3'(2'),5'-bisphosphate nucleotidase CysQ; translated protein: MTTNDHEVAAALATQAGELLLRVRVEYADADAKERKSAGDMRSHDFLMQALAAERLGDAVLSEEGADDPIRLTSERVWIVDPLDGTREFSELGREDWAVHVALWQAGELVAGAVALPAQGVTLATPDVAPPPPAPAAPRIVVSRTRPPEVALAVREALGGTLVEMGSAGAKVASVVLGIADVYVHAGGQYEWDSAAPVAVARAAGLFTSRIDGSPLRYNQPDVLLPDLIVCRPELADAVLAVTTAR
- a CDS encoding cysteine hydrolase family protein: MTRPTLRELSALPSRPAALAESALVLIDCQNTYTRGVMELDGVSAALDEVATLLDRARTAGIPVIHVQHDGGAGSPYDLGDDIGAIVPLVAPRDGEPVVVKQYPDSFVQTDLDERLKAAGVSNLVLTGFMTHMCVNSTARGAFNLGYAPSVVASATATRSLPGVDGAPLPAAAVQSASLAALSDLFAIVVPDAASITDAE
- a CDS encoding pyridoxamine 5'-phosphate oxidase family protein, which produces MTRPPTRVTRLGEKQTASREALDALLASTPLATIGLVRDGHPTVFPTGFTRVGEDLVVHGSTGSPWLRALASGAPAAVSVTTLDGVVVARSGFESSFHYRSAVLFGVFEPVPEAEKVRYLDALTDAFIPGRVAELRPSTRKEIAATLALRMAITTDNWSLKVSAGWPEDPDSDVAGDAWAGVVPMATVYGDPRPAPDLTAGIEVPQSVRSMTDRSVQ
- a CDS encoding nitrilase-related carbon-nitrogen hydrolase, which produces MTTRVTCCQIPLRVGDVPGNRATVKAAVEQAAADGAQIVVLPELASSGYVFADRAELASLAETRDGPTVAEWAGLAEAFDLTIVGGFPEDAGEKIYNSAVVVDRSGVLGVYRKTHLWDTENNVFDLSDDLPLVVDTAHGRLGVMVCYDVEFPEWVRAAALQGADLLCAPVNWPLLPRPDGERPTEVVRVQAGAGMNRMPIAVCDRTGTERDVDWIGGSVITDADGYPMAMAQYGHAGNVTADVDLEQSRIKKFNQHNDVHGDRRTDLYRRTTLLD
- a CDS encoding Rrf2 family transcriptional regulator, with amino-acid sequence MRMSAKAEYAVRAMVQLATVDDGVLVKTDDLAKSQGIPAQFLVDILTALRTDRLVRSHRGREGGYELARPAAEISIADVLRCIDGPLASVRDIGLGDLPYSGPTAKLTDVWRALRASMRSVLEETSLADVASGSLPDHVATLAGEYLGQEQERGHG
- a CDS encoding VOC family protein; translated protein: MAIAFNHTIVAARDRAEAAAFFTEMFGLPDAREFGPFLAVAIDHGASLDYAQVPPDAEIHPQHYAFLVSEPEFDEIYGRIRERGLQHWADPHGQHPGEINHNDGGRGVYFQDPSGHYLEIITTPYGSGG
- a CDS encoding nitronate monooxygenase → MSGFDLRSLAAPVIAAPMAGGPSTPELAAAATNAGGLGFLAAGYLTAEALADRIAAARALTSGPLGVNLFVPQPSAASRDPLHRYAISLEDDARRYGVRIGEPRFDDDQWAAKLEVVLDARPEVVSFTFGLPDEAECARFRDAGITTVATVTTLAEGELAVGCGIDAITAQGPGAGGHRGTLDPIASPATQPLGQLLRATTVGLKVPVIAAGGLMDAVDVADVLAFGAVAAQLGTAFLLSDEAGSSPVHRAALQDPDFTETVVTRCFSGRYARGLRNRFVDDHDADAPFGYPEVHYMTSPLRAAAVKAGDPHGVNVWAGTGFKKARTGPVADIVSALV